A stretch of Pyrenophora tritici-repentis strain M4 chromosome 7, whole genome shotgun sequence DNA encodes these proteins:
- a CDS encoding GAL4 transcription factor, whose product MSSPAESSVSDARSAPWRPEKCTFADSLVNQVMEDITPSFLGVCKARPFLQCVIKGTRLPSKKGPVLSNDLNENHPRSILNPQQTKGLFYDLMPDEVGANKLLQNYLDRVITQYPIYHRNDVTTAFNSIYHKKVPTPDEDCFRNRYIVCIIMAISLSTSARNNVKKANDLAYQLVRHAMQWIPEVATNDIPGLQAILLLTQYIFLNPKMADLWLLTGLISQAVIDLGLHQELPNDVKVSAYQRDMRRRIFWCAWEMEVGVCSIFLRPTSLPIRRIDVAFPWEVDDTGITTSSTCPTGRVSKFTQRIICRFRFIEADIISVLWHGEPLSNEYASLEQWMQHCIDGMAEWRREIHAASMANKDRSLVARWTEMCLYSDIAYPYILSLLHRSSRRIPHPSRRQMMVALLNAVEVADGYSKQSEAEAGKIKYVFHPCHHVFDCALIFLQGLQRCKQEIALNYPWQDVEQWMNVFSRCFLSISERWAAAKRCYEEYERLLLPVKKEYLEYLESKPTFHSPPLSHATSDPASMYEYQVTHPALTQVDEYQFWTIFNPTTSTTDAPDSLGSANSYCPPRDWNAEFSFNDNMDMMLEV is encoded by the coding sequence ATGTCGTCCCCCGCAGAGTCCAGTGTGTCTGATGCGAGGTCGGCCCCGTGGCGTCCTGAAAAGTGTACCTTTGCCGACAGCCTGGTCAACCAGGTCATGGAAGACATTACGCCCTCATTTCTCGGTGTCTGCAAAGCGCGGCCCTTTCTGCAGTGCGTCATCAAGGGCACGAGGCTACCATCCAAAAAGGGCCCTGTTCTGTCCAACGATCTGAACGAAAACCATCCCCGCTCCATTCTCAACCCCCAGCAGACCAAGGGACTCTTCTACGACCTCATGCCCGACGAGGTGGGCGCCAACAAGCTGCTGCAAAACTACCTGGATCGTGTCATTACACAGTACCCCATTTACCACCGCAATGACGTCACTACAGCTTTCAACTCCATCTACCACAAGAAGGTGCCGACTCCGGACGAGGACTGCTTCCGGAATCGCTACATTGTCTGCATCATCATGGCCATTTCGCTGAGCACTAGCGCACGGAACAATGTGAAAAAAGCAAACGACCTCGCCTACCAACTTGTGCGCCACGCAATGCAATGGATCCCAGAAGTGGCGACCAACGACATACCAGGACTGCAGGCCATTCTGCTGCTAACACAGTACATCTTCTTGAACCCCAAGATGGCTGACTTGTGGCTTTTGACCGGTCTCATTAGTCAGGCAGTAATCGACCTTGGCCTGCACCAGGAGCTGCCAAATGACGTCAAGGTCTCTGCCTACCAACGCGATATGCGACGGCGTATCTTTTGGTGCGCATGGGAAATGGAAGTCGGTGTCTGCTCAATCTTCCTGCGCCCCACTAGCCTACCGATCAGGCGGATAGACGTGGCATTCCCCTGGGAGGTGGATGACACTGGCATTACTACGTCTAGCACCTGCCCTACTGGACGCGTCTCCAAGTTCACGCAGCGCATTATTTGCCGCTTTCGCTTTATCGAGGCTGACATCATTTCTGTTCTATGGCATGGCGAGCCGTTGTCCAACGAGTACGCCTCCCTAGAGCAGTGGATGCAGCATTGTATCGATGGCATGGCAGAGTGGCGGCGAGAGATCCACGCGGCATCAATGGCCAACAAAGATCGCAGCTTGGTTGCACGATGGACCGAGATGTGCCTCTACTCGGATATTGCGTATCCCTACATCTTGTCTTTGCTGCATCGCTCCTCGCGCCGAATACCTCACCCGAGCAGAAGACAGATGATGGTTGCTCTATTGAATGCTGTCGAAGTGGCAGACGGGTACTCTAAGCAGTCCGAGGCAGAGGCAGGGAAGATTAAATACGTCTTCCATCCATGCCACCATGTTTTCGACTGTGCTCTCATATTCCTCCAGGGTCTGCAACGCTGCAAGCAGGAGATTGCTCTCAATTACCCGTGGCAGGATGTGGAGCAATGGATGAATGTCTTTTCCAGGTGTTTCCTGTCCATTTCAGAGCGATGGGCGGCAGCTAAGAGGTGCTATGAAGAATACGAGCGACTGCTTTTACCAGTCAAGAAGGAGTACCTGGAGTACTTGGAGTCAAAGCCGACTTTCCATTCACCACCACTTTCTCACGCCACGTCCGATCCAGCTAGTATGTACGAGTACCAAGTAACGCATCCCGCTCTCACACAAGTTGATGAGTATCAATTCTGGACAATCTTCAATCCCACCACTTCAACGACCGATGCACCCGACTCACTGGGAAGTGCAAATTCCTATTGCCCACCCCGGGATTGGAATGCAGAGTTTTCTTTCAATGATAACATGGACATGATGTTGGAGGTGTAA